In Deltaproteobacteria bacterium, a single window of DNA contains:
- a CDS encoding DUF2142 domain-containing protein, whose amino-acid sequence MSANGSWRLWLGFVAFLTFARGVLLAGLIPPFNGPDEPAHFDYVQRLGEDLRLPIPKSVCGGYSAENRALTATLNDPIKFRPERPMPPLSAFVAPDPDQPSSRATTGCGPASTYPPLYYAPAAGAYRLARHAPYLQRLFAARLASVGWGVVTACLAFLLGVAWSGRVRDGALLGIIVPAQPMIAHLSAVVNNDAALIACATGAFAAVALLAREGGSRRAYLLLVAATVAGGLSKPLFAFILPVLGVAVALVLGPRRLGSWLRAAAALAPAAVSIVAWSIRARVAENLPSTPHPLSYGEIMAWTMTPDRLYVIWHKTFWMCWGWLDTWIHDDYYRALALSVLLAVVGFALAWRRLDAREHAVAWLAAGGTALVLVALHAMELIIVRKMGMGLIQGRYLLPLFPLQALGLVIGLRALSRRLGAWMDGAWAFAPLLLLIDAAAVARALVRYYA is encoded by the coding sequence ATGAGCGCGAATGGATCGTGGAGGCTGTGGCTCGGCTTCGTGGCATTCCTCACGTTCGCACGGGGCGTCCTGCTCGCCGGCCTCATTCCACCGTTCAATGGCCCCGACGAGCCGGCGCACTTCGACTACGTCCAGCGGCTGGGAGAGGATTTGCGCCTCCCCATCCCGAAGTCCGTTTGCGGGGGGTACAGCGCCGAGAACCGGGCGCTCACGGCGACCCTGAACGACCCGATCAAGTTCCGGCCGGAACGACCGATGCCGCCGTTGTCGGCATTCGTTGCGCCGGATCCCGATCAGCCCTCGTCGCGTGCCACGACCGGTTGCGGCCCCGCGTCCACCTATCCGCCGCTCTATTACGCGCCCGCGGCCGGAGCGTACCGTCTCGCGCGCCACGCGCCGTATCTGCAGCGGCTCTTCGCTGCGCGCCTTGCCTCGGTGGGATGGGGAGTCGTTACCGCCTGTCTCGCATTCCTCCTGGGTGTCGCCTGGTCTGGACGGGTCCGCGACGGGGCATTGCTGGGCATCATCGTGCCGGCGCAGCCCATGATCGCGCATCTCTCCGCGGTGGTGAACAACGATGCTGCCCTGATCGCCTGCGCGACCGGCGCGTTCGCGGCGGTGGCGTTGCTCGCGCGCGAGGGAGGGAGCCGGCGAGCATACCTTCTCCTCGTCGCAGCCACGGTGGCCGGTGGTCTCTCGAAGCCGCTCTTCGCGTTCATTCTCCCTGTACTGGGAGTCGCGGTCGCCCTCGTCCTCGGCCCGCGGCGCCTCGGATCCTGGCTCCGCGCCGCGGCAGCGCTCGCTCCGGCGGCGGTGTCGATCGTCGCCTGGTCGATCCGCGCTCGCGTCGCGGAGAACTTGCCGTCCACGCCGCACCCGCTGTCCTACGGCGAGATCATGGCGTGGACCATGACTCCGGATCGCCTGTACGTCATCTGGCACAAGACCTTCTGGATGTGCTGGGGATGGCTTGATACCTGGATTCACGACGACTATTACCGCGCCCTGGCGCTCAGCGTCCTGCTGGCGGTGGTAGGGTTCGCGCTGGCCTGGCGGCGCCTGGATGCCCGTGAGCATGCGGTGGCGTGGCTCGCCGCGGGAGGGACTGCACTCGTCCTCGTCGCCCTGCACGCGATGGAGCTGATCATCGTCCGCAAAATGGGCATGGGGCTGATCCAGGGACGTTACCTCCTGCCCTTGTTTCCGCTGCAGGCGCTCGGCCTGGTCATCGGGTTGCGCGCGCTGTCCCGCCGGCTCGGAGCGTGGATGGACGGCGCCTGGGCGTTCGCACCGCTGCTCCTGCTGATCGACGCGGCGGCGGTCGCGCGCGCTCTGGTCCGCTACTACGCGTGA
- a CDS encoding glycosyltransferase, with translation MKFTVVTPSFNQARYLERTIESVLSQRGDFELEYLVVDGGSSDGSVDILRRYQGRLWWVSEPDRGQSHAINKGLARATGSVLAWLNSDDTYELGALDRVARTFRDTGARWCFGECRIVDEQDREIRRAIRWYKRRLGRQYSLGRLLTKDLVPQPATFFRRDLFLEAGPVDEAYHLAMDYDLWLRFARIAEPAFIPEALATFRWHDTSKSGGRYADAAWEAYGIARRHALSGERAALRRHYLHVLSLVAVYRALDLLPRSRRSA, from the coding sequence ATGAAGTTCACCGTCGTCACTCCCTCTTTCAACCAGGCGCGGTACCTGGAACGAACCATCGAGAGCGTGCTGTCCCAGCGCGGCGACTTCGAGCTCGAGTACCTGGTGGTGGACGGCGGTTCGTCGGATGGGAGCGTCGACATCCTGCGCCGCTACCAGGGCCGCCTGTGGTGGGTCTCGGAGCCCGACCGCGGCCAGTCGCACGCCATCAACAAAGGGCTGGCGAGGGCGACGGGCAGCGTCCTCGCCTGGCTCAACTCCGACGACACCTACGAGCTGGGTGCGCTCGACCGGGTCGCCCGCACGTTTCGCGACACCGGCGCGCGCTGGTGCTTCGGCGAGTGCCGCATCGTCGATGAACAGGATCGCGAGATCCGCCGAGCCATCCGCTGGTACAAGCGACGACTCGGGCGCCAGTACAGCCTCGGGCGGCTGCTTACGAAGGACCTCGTCCCGCAACCCGCGACCTTCTTTCGCCGCGACCTGTTCCTCGAGGCCGGGCCCGTCGACGAGGCCTACCACCTGGCCATGGACTATGACCTGTGGCTGCGGTTCGCCCGCATCGCAGAACCAGCCTTCATCCCGGAGGCGCTGGCGACGTTCCGCTGGCACGATACGTCGAAGAGCGGCGGGCGCTACGCCGACGCTGCATGGGAGGCTTACGGAATTGCCCGGCGGCACGCCCTCTCCGGTGAGCGGGCTGCGCTCCGGCGGCACTACCTCCACGTGCTTTCGCTGGTCGCCGTGTACCGCGCGCTCGATCTGCTGCCGCGATCGCGCCGGTCGGCTTGA
- a CDS encoding glycosyltransferase family 2 protein, with product MSLPVDAPSTAVGEAKISRPQVSQDRIAPAPRAKGIASRISAFMRKGMEEDTLRVLNRLVRPGDHVLEVTAGPHSYAHALTAARVETFHVDATRLASGDPVAEMLGAHGQSEPYDVIFLQGIVSYTSDIQDLLTAFRPWCTSDTRLVLLSYNALWQPLLQLANALGMRKRTPDENWLSFHDVNNLLLLADLDLIGHRRRVLLPVGIPLLTALANRFFSALPGLTWFGLCDWYVARAAGAPHPEGKVSVVVPARNEAGNIARILEEMPKMGTGVEVIFVEGGSTDDTWETIEREKQRYRGHAEVRLLKQKGKGKKDASFLGFDEATGDYLMIFDGDVTVPPADLPKFYEAARSGKGEFINGTRLVYPLHEGAMRFLNLIANRFFAIAFSFILGQQLKDTLCGTKVLSRRNWQRLLSLRAEFAGRDPFGDFDLLFGAARLQLKIVEVPIRYQARTYGTTNISRFSHGWMLLKMCVWGLRSLKFV from the coding sequence GTGTCGTTGCCCGTCGATGCGCCTTCCACAGCCGTAGGTGAAGCGAAGATCTCCCGGCCGCAGGTCTCGCAGGATCGCATCGCACCTGCGCCCCGCGCGAAGGGCATCGCCTCGCGGATCAGCGCGTTCATGCGCAAGGGGATGGAAGAGGACACCCTGCGCGTCCTCAACCGTCTGGTGCGTCCCGGCGACCACGTACTCGAGGTCACTGCCGGCCCCCATTCCTACGCCCATGCGCTCACGGCGGCGCGGGTGGAGACATTCCACGTCGATGCGACGCGGCTGGCATCCGGCGATCCCGTGGCGGAAATGCTCGGAGCGCACGGGCAGAGCGAACCCTACGACGTCATCTTCCTCCAGGGCATCGTCAGCTACACCAGCGACATCCAGGATCTGCTCACCGCGTTCCGCCCCTGGTGCACGTCCGACACGCGCCTGGTCCTGCTCTCCTACAACGCGCTCTGGCAGCCGTTGCTGCAGCTCGCGAACGCGCTGGGGATGCGCAAGCGTACGCCGGACGAGAACTGGCTCTCCTTCCACGACGTCAACAACCTGCTCCTGCTCGCCGACCTCGACCTGATTGGACACCGCAGGCGGGTCCTGTTGCCTGTGGGAATTCCGCTTCTCACTGCCCTCGCGAACCGGTTCTTTTCCGCGCTTCCCGGGCTCACCTGGTTCGGCCTTTGCGACTGGTACGTAGCGCGCGCCGCCGGCGCTCCCCATCCCGAGGGAAAGGTCTCCGTTGTCGTGCCGGCACGCAACGAAGCAGGGAACATCGCCCGCATCCTCGAGGAGATGCCGAAGATGGGCACCGGCGTGGAGGTGATCTTCGTCGAGGGCGGCTCGACCGACGACACCTGGGAGACGATTGAGCGCGAAAAGCAGCGCTACCGCGGCCACGCGGAGGTGCGGCTCCTGAAGCAGAAGGGCAAGGGAAAGAAGGACGCGTCGTTTCTCGGCTTCGACGAGGCGACCGGCGACTACCTGATGATCTTCGACGGCGACGTCACCGTGCCGCCGGCCGATCTACCCAAGTTCTACGAGGCCGCTCGGTCCGGAAAAGGAGAGTTCATCAACGGCACCCGCCTGGTCTACCCCCTGCACGAAGGGGCGATGCGCTTCCTGAACCTGATCGCGAATCGCTTCTTCGCCATCGCCTTCTCCTTCATCCTCGGCCAGCAGCTCAAAGACACGCTCTGCGGCACCAAGGTCCTCAGCCGGCGGAACTGGCAACGTCTGCTCAGCCTTCGCGCGGAGTTTGCCGGCCGCGACCCGTTCGGCGATTTCGATCTCCTCTTCGGAGCAGCGCGGCTGCAGCTCAAGATCGTCGAGGTGCCGATTCGCTACCAGGCGAGGACCTACGGCACTACCAACATCAGCCGGTTCAGCCATGGCTGGATGCTGCTGAAGATGTGCGTCTGGGGCCTGCGGTCGCTGAAATTCGTCTGA
- a CDS encoding FkbM family methyltransferase encodes MSLSSTLVSALVSAYGRANRWGVFRSAAARGLFVRSYFAYKRLIEDAFASLVRKRPDLFAGGHIIDVGANVGYTATVFARAVSPGFQVYAFEPEARNFEDLERTVARRNMKGVVVPVRLAAGEKEGEVELWCNEAHHADHRIATDALRASGLPVKRTIRLPMVSVDGFLEQRRIGGPIKFVKIDVQGYELAVCRGMVATMSRNPDLVIAVEYCPAAIKEIGDEPATLPAFFSGRGYAISILRGDGELLPADPVTLARIIAERGYVDLLCTLPHA; translated from the coding sequence ATGAGCCTCAGCTCGACACTGGTCTCCGCGCTTGTCTCCGCCTACGGGCGCGCCAATCGATGGGGCGTGTTCCGAAGCGCCGCGGCGCGCGGCCTGTTCGTCCGCTCGTACTTCGCGTACAAGCGCCTCATCGAAGACGCGTTCGCGTCGCTGGTGCGCAAGCGACCCGATCTCTTCGCCGGCGGACACATCATCGACGTCGGAGCGAACGTCGGCTACACGGCGACGGTCTTTGCCCGGGCCGTCTCCCCCGGTTTCCAGGTGTACGCGTTCGAGCCCGAGGCCCGGAACTTCGAGGACCTCGAGCGAACCGTCGCCCGACGGAACATGAAAGGCGTGGTGGTTCCGGTACGGCTTGCCGCCGGCGAGAAGGAAGGCGAGGTGGAGCTCTGGTGCAACGAGGCGCACCACGCCGATCACCGCATCGCCACCGACGCGCTGCGGGCCTCCGGATTACCCGTGAAGAGGACGATCCGGCTCCCGATGGTGAGCGTCGACGGATTCCTCGAGCAGCGTCGGATTGGCGGACCGATCAAGTTCGTCAAGATCGACGTGCAGGGCTACGAGCTCGCCGTGTGCAGGGGAATGGTCGCGACGATGAGCCGCAACCCCGACCTGGTCATCGCGGTGGAGTATTGTCCGGCGGCGATCAAGGAGATCGGAGACGAGCCGGCCACGCTGCCTGCGTTCTTCTCGGGCCGCGGATACGCGATCAGCATCCTGCGCGGCGATGGAGAGCTCCTGCCGGCGGATCCGGTTACCCTCGCCCGGATCATCGCGGAGCGCGGCTACGTCGATCTGCTCTGCACGCTTCCTCACGCGTAG